Proteins found in one Roseovarius pelagicus genomic segment:
- the rplT gene encoding 50S ribosomal protein L20, with amino-acid sequence MARVKGGVVTHARHKKVIKAAKGYYGRRKNTFKVAAQAVDKANQYATRDRKNRKRNFRALWIQRINAAVRSHDEALTYSRFINGLSLAGVEVDRKVLADLAVHEPAAFAAIVDQAKAALPA; translated from the coding sequence ATGGCACGCGTTAAAGGTGGGGTTGTTACCCACGCCCGTCACAAGAAAGTCATCAAGGCCGCCAAAGGTTACTATGGCCGCCGCAAGAACACCTTCAAGGTGGCCGCACAGGCTGTCGACAAGGCCAACCAGTACGCGACCCGCGACCGCAAGAACCGCAAGCGCAACTTCCGCGCGCTGTGGATTCAGCGGATCAACGCCGCGGTGCGCAGCCATGACGAGGCGCTGACATACAGCCGCTTCATCAATGGTCTGTCGCTGGCAGGCGTCGAAGTGGACCGCAAGGTTCTGGCTGATCTGGCTGTACACGAACCGGCGGCATTCGCCGCAATCGTCGACCAGGCCAAGGCGGCTCTGCCAGCCTGA
- a CDS encoding MFS transporter translates to MRRALIENWALFLGMLMLMVANGLLVTLLTIRGDALGFSDLTISVMHACYPLGALAGTIVTPRLVEKVGHIRVFSALASLVSTSAIVHLLTSDPVSWSAMRLLAGACFPGLYVVTESWLNAKADNTLRAQILSVYFIIQLAGPAVGTAMVGLPDPSGSLLFGTISILMSLAIVPLLLSNNRAPDYSAPDRMPAARLFAVSPMAVLGIVIMGSAVSAWFISLPLYALAQGFSQAQASGALVVAMLAAAVVQYPLGWMSDNTDRRYVVIGLSLIAVIAAMWMVVDTSPARTVIGFAVIAGATLPVYSILAAHANDQLTPGQIVPASGTMAFLLQLGQVFGMLIGPNMIALAGGRGLQIMIAVSALVVALIGIARRARSQAPINTGEVQPSGVIGVAQPGLFQAEAGTLANEMEEVVSR, encoded by the coding sequence ATGCGTCGCGCACTTATCGAGAATTGGGCCCTCTTCCTTGGGATGTTGATGCTCATGGTAGCCAATGGGTTGCTGGTTACATTGCTCACCATCCGTGGCGATGCGTTGGGGTTTTCCGATCTCACGATCTCGGTCATGCATGCCTGTTATCCACTGGGTGCGCTGGCCGGGACGATCGTGACGCCACGGTTGGTCGAAAAAGTGGGCCATATCCGTGTCTTTTCCGCCCTCGCCTCGCTGGTATCGACATCGGCAATTGTGCATCTGCTGACCTCTGATCCAGTCAGCTGGAGTGCGATGCGCCTGCTGGCCGGAGCCTGCTTTCCGGGGCTTTATGTCGTCACCGAAAGCTGGCTGAATGCCAAGGCCGACAACACGTTGCGCGCGCAGATCCTATCGGTCTACTTCATCATCCAACTGGCCGGTCCCGCTGTCGGCACGGCGATGGTCGGTCTGCCCGATCCCAGTGGATCGTTACTCTTTGGCACCATTTCTATCCTGATGTCGCTGGCGATCGTCCCGCTACTCTTGTCGAACAATCGCGCACCGGATTATTCGGCACCGGACCGCATGCCTGCGGCGCGGCTCTTTGCGGTATCGCCGATGGCCGTTTTGGGGATCGTGATCATGGGCTCGGCCGTTTCGGCCTGGTTCATCTCCCTGCCGCTCTATGCGTTGGCGCAGGGATTCAGTCAGGCACAGGCGTCAGGCGCGTTGGTGGTCGCTATGTTGGCGGCGGCCGTGGTGCAATACCCGTTGGGCTGGATGTCCGACAATACCGACCGGCGCTATGTGGTCATCGGGTTGTCGCTGATCGCCGTGATCGCAGCAATGTGGATGGTGGTAGACACCTCGCCTGCCCGTACCGTGATCGGTTTTGCGGTAATCGCAGGCGCGACATTGCCTGTCTATTCCATCCTAGCCGCCCACGCCAATGACCAACTTACGCCGGGGCAGATCGTGCCCGCCAGCGGCACAATGGCGTTTTTGTTGCAGCTGGGGCAGGTGTTCGGCATGCTGATCGGGCCGAACATGATCGCGCTTGCGGGTGGCCGAGGGTTGCAGATCATGATCGCAGTATCGGCGTTGGTGGTCGCACTGATCGGGATCGCGCGCCGCGCACGCAGTCAAGCGCCCATCAATACCGGCGAGGTCCAGCCCAGCGGTGTCATCGGCGTCGCACAGCCCGGCTTGTTTCAGGCCGAAGCAGGTACGCTGGCAAATGAAATGGAAGAAGTTGTCAGCAGGTAG
- a CDS encoding ion transporter: MTGFRQRLDAFLDRADVRRVIIGVIVFNAIILGLETADTVMDRFGTLITALDTACLIFFVVEIAAKLVARGGRFFREGWSLFDLVIVGISLVPAGQGLSALRALRILRVLRVISVAPSLRRVVEGFVTALPGMGSVFLLMAIIFYIGAVIATKLFGAAFPQWFGTLGRSGYTLFQIMTLESWSMGIVRPVMEVYVWAWAFFVPFIMVTTFAVVNLLVGLIVNSMQDAHHAEDTANTDAYRDDVLGRLDAIDKRLETMAHRDAGK; encoded by the coding sequence ATGACCGGGTTTCGGCAAAGATTGGATGCGTTTCTGGACCGGGCGGATGTCCGAAGAGTGATCATCGGGGTGATTGTGTTTAACGCGATCATATTGGGGCTGGAAACGGCGGATACGGTCATGGACCGTTTCGGCACATTGATTACGGCGCTCGATACGGCCTGCCTGATTTTCTTTGTCGTTGAAATCGCGGCCAAGCTGGTGGCGCGGGGGGGGCGATTCTTTCGAGAAGGCTGGAGCCTCTTTGATCTGGTCATTGTGGGAATCTCTCTAGTTCCGGCGGGGCAGGGGCTATCGGCGCTGCGAGCCTTGCGGATATTGCGGGTGTTGCGGGTGATTTCGGTCGCGCCGAGCCTGCGCAGGGTGGTCGAAGGGTTCGTCACCGCGCTGCCGGGCATGGGATCGGTGTTCCTGCTGATGGCGATTATCTTTTACATCGGGGCGGTGATTGCGACAAAACTTTTTGGCGCGGCCTTCCCGCAGTGGTTCGGAACGCTGGGGCGCTCCGGGTATACCCTCTTTCAGATCATGACGTTGGAATCGTGGTCGATGGGCATCGTGCGCCCCGTGATGGAAGTCTATGTCTGGGCTTGGGCGTTTTTCGTACCGTTCATCATGGTGACGACTTTCGCAGTAGTGAACTTGCTGGTGGGTCTGATCGTCAATTCGATGCAGGATGCGCACCATGCGGAGGACACCGCCAACACTGATGCCTATCGCGATGATGTGCTGGGACGTCTGGACGCCATCGACAAACGGTTGGAGACGATGGCGCACCGAGACGCCGGGAAGTGA
- the dgcA gene encoding N-acetyl-D-Glu racemase DgcA → MQITVTPDVFKLAQVFTISRGSRTEAKVLTVRISDGIHQGWGECVPYARYGETLESVTAQIESVSGSVDRAGLYALPAGAARNALDCALWDLEAKRAGKRVWELAELPAPGPEITAYTLSLDTPAAMQAQAAKNASRPLLKIKLGTPDDMPRLEAVRAGAPDATIIVDANEGWSAEVYADLAPHLVRLGVALVEQPLPAGDDDALIGMDRPVPVCADESCHDRASLPNLKGKYDVVNIKLDKTGGLTEALELRSAALSEGYQVMVGCMIGSSLAMAPATLVAQGAMITDLDGPLLLAEDRDAPLMFDAHGVHPPSAALWG, encoded by the coding sequence GTGCAAATCACCGTCACTCCGGATGTCTTCAAACTGGCGCAGGTCTTTACGATTTCACGCGGCTCACGAACCGAAGCGAAAGTGCTGACCGTGCGTATCAGCGACGGCATTCACCAAGGTTGGGGCGAATGCGTACCCTATGCACGCTACGGTGAGACGTTGGAGAGCGTGACCGCTCAGATTGAGAGCGTCAGCGGATCAGTGGACCGTGCTGGTCTTTATGCGTTGCCAGCAGGTGCGGCACGCAATGCGTTGGATTGCGCGCTGTGGGATCTGGAGGCCAAGCGCGCAGGAAAACGGGTCTGGGAATTGGCGGAATTGCCCGCACCCGGACCTGAGATCACCGCCTATACCCTATCTCTGGACACCCCCGCTGCGATGCAGGCTCAGGCGGCCAAGAACGCATCCCGCCCCCTGCTCAAGATCAAGCTGGGGACACCGGACGACATGCCCCGGCTCGAAGCCGTGCGCGCAGGTGCACCGGATGCAACCATCATCGTCGACGCCAACGAAGGTTGGTCGGCAGAGGTCTATGCCGACCTCGCGCCGCATCTGGTCCGGCTGGGTGTGGCATTGGTCGAACAGCCGCTGCCAGCAGGTGACGACGATGCGTTGATCGGGATGGATCGTCCAGTGCCGGTCTGCGCTGACGAAAGTTGCCATGACCGCGCCAGCCTGCCCAACCTCAAGGGTAAATATGACGTCGTGAACATCAAGCTGGACAAAACCGGCGGGTTAACCGAAGCGCTGGAACTGCGTAGCGCGGCACTGTCCGAAGGTTATCAGGTGATGGTCGGATGCATGATCGGCTCGTCTCTTGCAATGGCGCCGGCAACTCTGGTGGCACAGGGTGCGATGATCACGGACCTTGACGGCCCCTTGCTTCTGGCCGAAGACCGGGATGCACCGCTAATGTTCGACGCCCATGGCGTACACCCACCGAGCGCCGCGCTCTGGGGTTAA
- a CDS encoding D-amino-acid transaminase yields the protein MTRTVYVNGDYLPEAEATVSIFDRGFLMADGVYEVTSVLGGKLIDFAGHAKRLERSLNELDMKKPACFDDLLEVHRELVRLNAIDEGLIYLQITRGSDGDRDFVFPDPDTTEPTVVLFTQSKPGLADSAQSRTGTKIISIEDIRWGRRDIKTVQLLYPSMGKMMAKKAGCDDAWLVEDGHVTEGTSNNAYIVKGGKIITRQLSNDILHGITRAAVLRFAREAQMEIEERSFTIEEAQAADEAFTTSASAFVMPVVEIDGVVLGDGTPGPVAKRLREIYLDESVKSAI from the coding sequence ATGACCCGCACCGTTTACGTGAATGGCGACTACCTGCCAGAAGCCGAAGCTACCGTTTCGATTTTTGACCGTGGCTTCCTGATGGCCGATGGCGTCTATGAGGTGACCAGCGTTCTGGGCGGCAAGCTGATCGATTTCGCGGGGCACGCCAAACGGCTGGAGCGATCCCTGAACGAACTGGATATGAAAAAACCCGCCTGCTTTGATGATTTGCTGGAAGTGCATCGCGAACTGGTGCGCCTCAACGCAATCGACGAGGGCCTGATTTACCTGCAAATCACCCGCGGCAGTGACGGCGACCGTGATTTCGTGTTCCCTGACCCTGACACGACCGAACCCACAGTGGTTCTCTTTACTCAATCAAAGCCCGGTCTGGCAGATAGCGCGCAGTCGAGAACCGGAACCAAGATCATCTCGATCGAGGATATCCGTTGGGGTCGCCGCGATATCAAGACGGTGCAGTTGCTCTACCCGTCGATGGGGAAAATGATGGCCAAGAAGGCCGGCTGTGACGATGCGTGGCTGGTCGAGGACGGCCATGTGACCGAAGGCACGTCAAACAACGCCTATATCGTCAAGGGCGGCAAGATCATCACCCGCCAACTCAGCAATGACATCCTGCATGGCATTACCCGCGCCGCCGTGTTGCGTTTTGCCCGCGAGGCACAGATGGAGATTGAGGAGCGCAGCTTTACGATTGAAGAGGCGCAAGCGGCAGACGAGGCGTTCACCACTTCGGCCAGCGCCTTTGTTATGCCAGTGGTCGAGATCGACGGCGTAGTTTTAGGTGACGGCACACCGGGGCCGGTGGCAAAGCGACTGCGCGAGATTTATCTGGATGAGAGTGTGAAATCGGCGATTTGA
- a CDS encoding N-formylglutamate amidohydrolase, whose product MTYHPFEIIGKHRPARWLITCDHASNTVPEFVNGGDLGVAPEDMARHIAYDVGAAGLALALAEALDAPAILSNFSRLVIDPNRGEDDPTLLMKLYDGTIIPGNRHADEAEREARLNALHRPYHTALAELCARRDDTVVVSVHSFTPQFKGRPPRPWHVGLLYAADARLAKPLLARLRIEPDLCVGDNEPYSGHLPGDSIARHAIAYERPNILIELRNDLIAIEADQIAWAQRLAPMMIEAAETANV is encoded by the coding sequence ATGACCTATCATCCATTTGAAATTATCGGCAAGCACCGACCGGCGCGCTGGCTGATCACCTGTGACCATGCCAGCAACACTGTGCCAGAGTTCGTGAACGGCGGTGATCTCGGCGTCGCGCCCGAAGACATGGCACGTCACATCGCGTATGACGTGGGCGCTGCTGGTCTGGCGCTGGCCTTGGCCGAGGCGCTTGATGCGCCTGCGATCCTCAGCAATTTTTCGCGACTGGTGATTGACCCCAACCGGGGCGAGGACGATCCGACCCTGTTGATGAAGCTATATGACGGCACCATCATCCCCGGAAATCGTCATGCGGATGAGGCCGAACGCGAGGCGCGTCTGAACGCGCTGCATCGCCCCTATCACACGGCGCTGGCAGAGCTTTGCGCGCGCCGCGACGATACGGTGGTCGTGTCTGTCCACAGTTTCACACCGCAGTTCAAGGGACGCCCGCCTCGCCCTTGGCACGTTGGGCTGCTCTATGCGGCCGATGCACGTCTGGCAAAGCCGCTGCTCGCACGGCTGCGGATCGAGCCGGATTTATGCGTGGGCGACAATGAGCCATATTCAGGACACCTGCCCGGAGACAGTATTGCCCGGCATGCGATTGCGTATGAGCGACCCAATATCCTGATCGAACTGCGCAATGATCTGATCGCTATTGAGGCGGACCAGATCGCATGGGCGCAGCGTCTAGCGCCGATGATGATTGAGGCCGCAGAGACCGCCAACGTTTGA
- the rpmI gene encoding 50S ribosomal protein L35: protein MPKMKTKSSCKKRFKVTASGRVVAAQAGKQHGMIKRSNKFLRNARGTTTLCKADEGIIKPMMPYAR from the coding sequence ATGCCCAAGATGAAGACCAAGTCGAGCTGCAAAAAGCGGTTCAAAGTAACGGCGAGTGGCCGTGTCGTAGCCGCCCAAGCGGGCAAGCAGCACGGCATGATCAAACGCAGCAATAAATTTCTCCGTAACGCGCGCGGCACCACCACGCTGTGCAAAGCCGACGAAGGTATCATCAAACCGATGATGCCTTACGCACGCTGA
- the dgcN gene encoding N-acetyltransferase DgcN, translated as MIETPYLLFLGDAPDMLAAKVAIGIRDWRPENAVGQIRLDGCGADLGLTDMTLAAAREAGAKTLVIGVANRGGVISAAWKEVLIEALQMGYDLAAGLHNLLRDEGDLVAAAQTYGGTLHDVRVPTVGYPIANGVKRSGKRCLAVGTDCSVGKMYTAMAMERDMAERGMKTTFRATGQTGILITGHGVPLDAVVADFMAGSIEYLTPDNDDDHWDMIEGQGSLFHVSYSGVTMALIHGGQPDALILCHEPTRAHMRGLPGYTLPSLEQLRDTALPLAQVANPECKVVGISVNTQHMTEDDARSYLSEVSSRMGLPATDPYRFGSDVLVDALIAL; from the coding sequence ATGATCGAAACACCATATCTCCTCTTCTTGGGCGACGCGCCCGACATGCTTGCCGCCAAAGTTGCCATAGGTATCCGCGACTGGCGCCCTGAAAATGCAGTCGGCCAAATTCGGCTAGACGGATGCGGTGCCGATCTGGGCCTGACCGACATGACGTTGGCCGCGGCGCGCGAGGCCGGGGCCAAGACACTGGTGATCGGTGTCGCCAACCGGGGTGGCGTGATCAGTGCGGCCTGGAAAGAAGTGCTGATTGAGGCGTTGCAGATGGGCTATGATTTGGCTGCCGGCCTGCATAACCTGTTGCGTGACGAGGGCGATCTGGTCGCCGCCGCGCAGACCTATGGCGGCACATTGCATGACGTACGCGTGCCGACGGTTGGCTATCCTATCGCCAACGGCGTCAAGCGCAGCGGCAAACGCTGTCTTGCTGTTGGTACCGACTGTTCTGTTGGTAAGATGTATACCGCCATGGCGATGGAGCGCGACATGGCAGAGCGCGGGATGAAGACGACCTTTCGTGCCACTGGCCAAACCGGCATCCTGATCACCGGCCATGGTGTCCCGCTGGACGCCGTGGTCGCCGATTTCATGGCCGGGTCCATTGAATACCTGACACCAGATAACGACGATGACCACTGGGACATGATCGAGGGGCAAGGCAGCCTTTTTCATGTCAGCTATTCCGGTGTCACCATGGCATTGATCCACGGCGGGCAGCCAGATGCGCTGATCCTGTGTCACGAACCGACTCGCGCGCACATGCGAGGGTTGCCGGGCTACACGTTGCCTTCGTTGGAGCAGCTCCGCGATACCGCACTGCCGCTGGCCCAAGTCGCCAACCCTGAATGCAAGGTGGTCGGTATTTCCGTCAACACGCAGCACATGACCGAAGACGATGCGCGTTCCTATTTGTCTGAAGTGTCGTCGCGCATGGGCTTGCCCGCGACGGATCCTTATCGGTTCGGATCCGATGTTCTGGTGGACGCGCTGATCGCCCTGTGA
- a CDS encoding 5-carboxymethyl-2-hydroxymuconate Delta-isomerase, with protein sequence MPHVMIDHSDDVGNTEALNGLCQAVFDVLATHPSIPNAQAIKVRTLASGAHRLGSEPQSYAHATLLLLPGRSAEVKADLANRLLQVLSDMLPQVGSLSVNLDDLDPAYAKRVL encoded by the coding sequence ATGCCCCATGTAATGATCGACCATTCCGATGATGTCGGAAATACCGAAGCGTTGAACGGGCTATGTCAGGCCGTTTTCGATGTGCTGGCCACCCATCCGTCAATCCCGAATGCACAAGCGATCAAGGTCCGCACGCTCGCGTCGGGTGCTCATCGTCTGGGATCAGAGCCGCAGAGCTATGCCCACGCCACTCTATTGTTGCTTCCAGGGCGTTCGGCAGAGGTGAAGGCCGATCTGGCAAACCGGCTATTGCAGGTTCTGAGTGATATGCTGCCACAAGTTGGAAGCCTGTCTGTCAATCTGGACGATCTTGACCCCGCTTACGCCAAGCGGGTTCTGTAA
- the pyk gene encoding pyruvate kinase codes for MRRHRNVKIVATLGPASENYETIRALHEAGADVFRLNMSHGEHDSIREKHCIIRQIEKDLNSPIAILADLQGPKLRVGTFANGEEELEVGAMFRLDLDEAEGNATRVCLPHPEIFAALQQGATLLVNDGKIRLRVSDCGPDHANCEVIVGGTISNRKGVNVPDVELPLAALSEKDRKDLEFVCELGVDWLALSFVQRPEDVTEARDLARGRAAILSKIEKPSAVTRFNGILAASDGIMVARGDLGVELPVQNVPPIQKRLVRACRAAAKPVIVATQMLESMIESPVPTRAEVSDVATAIYEGADAIMLSAESAAGNYPIEAVTTMDNVAREVEDDPTYTQIIEASRTATRTSVADGIVAAAREIAETTDIKAICCFTQSGTTALLTARERPRVPIIAMTSVLGTARRLALSWGVNTVMTEELDRFKLAVINAARAARAQGYATTQDQIVVTAGVPFNVPGTTNILRVAPCQESLIYATDPG; via the coding sequence ATGAGGCGCCACCGCAACGTCAAGATCGTCGCCACGCTCGGCCCCGCGTCTGAGAACTATGAAACCATCCGCGCCCTGCACGAGGCAGGTGCAGATGTGTTCCGGTTGAACATGAGCCATGGCGAACATGATTCCATCCGGGAAAAACATTGTATTATCCGCCAGATCGAAAAAGACCTGAACAGTCCGATTGCGATTCTGGCTGACCTTCAGGGACCAAAGCTGCGCGTCGGCACCTTTGCCAATGGCGAAGAAGAACTGGAAGTAGGCGCAATGTTCCGCCTCGACCTCGACGAGGCCGAGGGCAACGCCACACGGGTATGCCTGCCGCATCCAGAGATTTTCGCTGCCCTGCAACAGGGCGCAACGTTGCTGGTCAATGATGGCAAGATCCGTCTGCGTGTCTCCGACTGTGGTCCTGATCATGCCAATTGCGAAGTGATCGTGGGCGGGACAATCTCGAACCGCAAGGGTGTCAACGTTCCTGACGTGGAATTGCCATTGGCGGCACTGTCGGAAAAAGACCGCAAGGATCTGGAATTTGTCTGCGAACTGGGCGTCGACTGGCTCGCGCTCAGCTTTGTGCAGCGTCCCGAAGACGTAACCGAGGCCCGCGATCTGGCGCGTGGGCGCGCCGCGATCCTCAGCAAGATCGAAAAACCCTCTGCTGTGACCCGTTTCAACGGCATCCTTGCGGCGTCTGACGGAATCATGGTCGCGCGCGGCGATCTGGGGGTAGAACTGCCGGTGCAGAACGTCCCGCCGATCCAGAAACGCTTGGTACGCGCCTGTCGCGCGGCGGCCAAGCCGGTGATTGTCGCCACCCAGATGCTGGAATCGATGATCGAGAGTCCGGTGCCCACCCGCGCCGAAGTCAGTGATGTGGCTACCGCGATCTATGAAGGCGCAGATGCGATCATGTTGTCGGCCGAAAGTGCCGCGGGCAACTATCCGATCGAGGCCGTCACGACGATGGATAACGTTGCCCGCGAGGTCGAAGACGATCCGACCTACACCCAGATCATTGAGGCATCTCGCACGGCAACCCGTACCAGTGTAGCCGACGGTATCGTGGCTGCCGCCCGCGAAATAGCCGAGACCACAGACATCAAGGCGATATGCTGTTTCACACAGTCCGGCACCACCGCACTACTCACCGCGCGCGAACGCCCGCGCGTTCCGATCATCGCAATGACCTCAGTATTGGGCACTGCCCGTCGACTGGCACTTAGCTGGGGCGTGAATACGGTGATGACCGAAGAATTGGACCGCTTCAAGCTGGCCGTGATCAATGCAGCGCGCGCCGCGCGCGCCCAAGGCTATGCCACGACGCAGGATCAGATCGTGGTTACAGCCGGCGTGCCTTTCAATGTGCCGGGTACCACCAATATTTTGCGTGTCGCACCTTGTCAGGAAAGTTTGATCTACGCCACCGATCCGGGCTAG
- a CDS encoding L-malyl-CoA/beta-methylmalyl-CoA lyase, protein MSFRLQPAAPARPNRCQLFGPGSNAKLFEKMAKSAADVVNIDLEDSVSPTDKDKARAQTIDAINTVDWGNKYLSVRINGLDTGWWYRDVVDLLEQAGDRLDQIMIPKVGCAADIYAVDALVTAVERAKGRTKPLSFEVIIESAAGIAHVEEIAAASPRLQAMSLGAADFAASMGMATTGIGGTQENYYMLHEGQKHWSDPWHWAQTAIVAACRTHGLLPVDGPFGDFSDDDGFRAQALRSATLGMVGKWAIHPKQISLANEVFTPTEAAVAEAREILAAMETAKANGEGATVYKGRLVDIASIKQAEVIVKQAEMIAAT, encoded by the coding sequence ATGAGCTTTCGCCTGCAACCCGCTGCACCTGCCCGCCCGAACCGCTGTCAGCTATTTGGACCGGGATCCAACGCCAAGCTGTTTGAAAAAATGGCTAAGAGTGCAGCGGATGTGGTGAACATTGATCTGGAGGACTCTGTCTCTCCGACGGACAAAGACAAAGCCCGTGCTCAGACGATCGACGCAATCAACACGGTGGATTGGGGCAACAAATATCTCAGCGTGCGGATCAACGGCCTGGATACTGGATGGTGGTACCGCGACGTGGTCGACCTGCTGGAACAGGCAGGCGACCGGCTGGATCAGATCATGATCCCGAAAGTGGGCTGTGCAGCCGACATTTATGCCGTTGATGCACTGGTTACAGCGGTGGAACGCGCCAAGGGCCGTACCAAGCCGCTGAGTTTCGAGGTGATTATCGAAAGCGCGGCTGGCATCGCGCATGTCGAGGAAATCGCGGCGGCCAGTCCGCGATTGCAGGCGATGAGCCTAGGTGCTGCGGATTTCGCCGCCTCGATGGGTATGGCGACAACGGGTATCGGTGGAACTCAGGAAAATTACTATATGCTGCACGAGGGGCAAAAACACTGGTCCGATCCGTGGCACTGGGCGCAGACAGCTATCGTTGCGGCGTGCCGTACGCATGGACTGTTGCCCGTAGATGGACCGTTCGGGGATTTTTCCGACGATGATGGGTTTCGCGCGCAGGCGCTGCGGTCCGCTACGCTGGGCATGGTCGGCAAATGGGCGATCCACCCCAAGCAGATCTCGCTGGCCAACGAGGTATTCACCCCGACAGAAGCGGCTGTGGCGGAAGCACGTGAAATTCTGGCGGCAATGGAAACAGCGAAGGCCAATGGCGAGGGTGCGACCGTCTACAAGGGGCGTCTGGTGGATATTGCCTCGATCAAGCAGGCCGAAGTGATCGTAAAGCAAGCTGAGATGATCGCGGCGACCTGA
- a CDS encoding DUF1244 domain-containing protein, whose protein sequence is MDDQTRTELEAAAFRTLRAHLMEKRTDVQNIDMMNLAGFCRNCLSRWYQEAANERGIEMDKIEAREIFYGMTMAEWKANYQTEATGTQQEAFKTAFAENVGEKS, encoded by the coding sequence ATGGACGATCAAACCCGTACCGAGCTAGAAGCCGCCGCATTCCGCACCTTGCGTGCGCATCTGATGGAAAAGCGCACCGATGTGCAAAACATCGATATGATGAATCTTGCTGGGTTTTGCCGCAATTGTCTGAGCCGCTGGTACCAAGAGGCGGCCAATGAGCGGGGCATCGAGATGGATAAGATCGAAGCGCGCGAGATTTTCTACGGCATGACCATGGCAGAGTGGAAGGCCAATTATCAGACCGAGGCCACGGGCACGCAGCAAGAAGCGTTTAAAACAGCATTTGCCGAGAACGTTGGCGAAAAAAGCTGA
- a CDS encoding poly-gamma-glutamate hydrolase family protein: protein MADRYRNFAELDASAQSETDYRIRIDDRDTSVVILAPHGGTIEPETAEIAEAIAGQDFSFYAFEALTPGAHGDFHITSHRFDEPRAVELVGKSRIAVAIHGRRDDGTDIVWLGGRATDLRDAIGASLDEVGFAAEPNRTLPGIHKMNICNRTRSGEGVQLELPRSLRRKLAADRSVLEAFCAATRKAILSAFES, encoded by the coding sequence ATGGCTGATCGCTACCGGAACTTCGCAGAACTCGACGCCAGTGCGCAGTCGGAGACCGACTATCGCATCAGGATCGATGATCGCGATACATCGGTCGTGATCCTTGCACCGCACGGTGGCACCATAGAGCCTGAAACAGCTGAAATCGCGGAGGCGATCGCGGGGCAGGACTTTTCCTTCTATGCTTTTGAGGCGCTGACGCCCGGCGCACATGGCGATTTCCACATCACCTCTCACCGTTTCGACGAACCACGGGCCGTTGAGCTTGTTGGCAAGTCGCGGATCGCCGTCGCGATTCACGGACGCAGAGACGACGGAACCGACATCGTATGGCTGGGGGGAAGAGCGACCGATCTGCGCGATGCCATCGGCGCGTCACTGGACGAGGTCGGCTTCGCGGCAGAACCCAACAGGACGCTACCGGGCATCCACAAGATGAACATCTGCAACCGGACGCGCAGCGGTGAAGGAGTGCAGCTCGAACTTCCCAGATCACTGCGCCGCAAGTTAGCGGCTGACCGGAGTGTTTTGGAGGCTTTCTGCGCTGCGACACGAAAGGCAATCTTGTCTGCGTTTGAAAGTTGA